One genomic window of Vitis riparia cultivar Riparia Gloire de Montpellier isolate 1030 unplaced genomic scaffold, EGFV_Vit.rip_1.0 scaffold618_pilon_pilon, whole genome shotgun sequence includes the following:
- the LOC117910138 gene encoding uncharacterized protein LOC117910138: protein MSSIQTKRNFAVVNNEDNWSVDEESCLRSLLDIYIEDLSPGHIYKGLLVLISLKSLIDLFFWRYNLYGYWPAEFGMDSTGNELALVSMEHPRSSVSITGGPTLLNGHSTVHKFLCCDTVAY, encoded by the exons ATGAGCAGTATTCAGACGAAAAGAAATTTTGCAG TGGTCAATAATGAAGATAATTGGAGTGTGGATGAAGAGTCTTG CTTGAGATCCCTTCTGGACATATATATAGAAGATCTTTCACCTGGACATATATACAAAGGACTACTAGTTCTTATTAGTCTCAAGTCATTGATTGATCT ATTTTTTTGGAGGTACAACTTGTATGGATATTGGCCTGCAGAATTTGGCATGGATTCAACTGGAAATGAATTGGCTTTGGTATCAATGGAACATCCAAGGTCCTCTGTATCAATTACAGGAGGCCCAACCCTGTTAAATGGTCATTCAACAGTTCATAAATTTTTGTGTTGTGACACAGTGGCTTATTAA
- the LOC117910137 gene encoding disease resistance protein RPV1-like, translating to MTSTNTQIISYPPSSSSSKSTHQFTYEVFLSFRGEDTRYGFTDHLYEALISSGIRTFRDDEELARGGVIASELLEAIEESKIFVIIFSENYAASRWCLDELVKISECGATEGRRILPIFYHVDPSHVRKQRGSYEKAFVDHEKEADEEKREKIQKWRSALAKVGNLAGYDLQKYQYETRLIKEISDVILKELNSKLLLHVSKNIVGMDFHLEELKSLIKIESNDVRMIGIYGLGGIGKTTIAKVVYNNISHQFESRIFLENVRERSKDQSSLLQLQKELLNGVVKGKNLEISNVHEGIDVIRKRFNSKKVLLILDDVDNLKQLEFLPEGHGWFGPRSRIIITSRDQHCLNVLGVNASYKVEALSYKESIQLFCQHAFKQNIPKIDYVNLSDHVVNYVKGLPLALEVLGSFLFNKSVLDWESALQKLKENPNIEVQNVLKISFDGLDKKEQETFLDIACFFKGWNENDVTRLVEHGKIVIRVLSDKCLITLFGNTIRMHDLVEEMGREIVRHEHPKEPGEWSRLWDPKDISLVLKKEMGTKAVEAIFLDMCTSREISFTTEAFKRMERLRLLKIYWSWGFRNYTGKRCQKLLLPEDFQFPSDYLRYLHWEGYSLKSLPSNFDGENLIELNLQHSNIEHLWQGKKYLEELKILNLSKSRQLNEIPHFSNMSNLEQLDVEGCRSLDNVDSSIGFLKKLTLLNLRGCQKIRILPSTIQNLVSLKSLYIDGTAIEELPSSICHLTSLQLLSIRECKNLRSLPSSICRLKYLEKLNLSGCSNLKTFLENMKDMECLKSLDLSGTCIKELPSSIEFLKHLAYLRLVKCENLKSLPSSICRLKHLEQLNLSDCSNLETFPEIMEDMECLKSLDLSGTCIKELPSSIEFLKHLAYLQLVKCENLKSLPSSICRLKHLEQLNLSGCSNLETFSEIMEDMKCLKSLDLSGTCIKELPSSIEFLKHLAYLQLENCENLKSLPSSICRLKYLKQLNLSNCSNLETFPEIMEDMECLKSLDLSGTCIKELPSSIEFLKHLAYLQLENCENLKSLPSSICRLKYLEQLNLLHCSNLETFLEIMEDMECLKLLVLSGTCIKKLPSSIEFLKHLAYLLLVKCENLRSLPSSICRLKYLEKLNLFGCSNLETFPEIMEDMECLKLLDLSGTCIKELPSSIEFLKHLANLQLVECENLRSLPSSICRLKYLEKLNLSGCSNLETFPKIMEDMECLKLLDLSGTCIKELPSSIEFLKHLANLQLVKCENLRSLPSSICRLKYLEKLNLSGCSNLETFPEIMEDMECLKSLDLSGTCIKELPSSIGYLNHLIYLHLSHCKNLRSLPGSIGWLKLLRKLNLNDCPNLVTGDMENLINLGVLETQNMMDGVASSDLWCLSLLEVLDLSQNNMRHIPTAITQLCNLRRLNISHCKMLEEILEVPSSLREINAHDCPIFGTLSNPSTLLWSFLLKWFKTVKPPLKWRSINLGGNGIPRWVLHQEMGSQIRIELPMNWYEDNHFLGFGFFCLHHQSKEISLYLKFGFGFYVDDLIEILEINDSESDQVLLVYYPKIAIRDEFHSNQYMHLEASSDEYGWARIKSCGVHLIYSQDDQ from the exons ATGACTTCCACAAACACCCAGATCATCTCTTatcctccttcttcttcttcttctaaatCAACCCATCAATTCACTTATGAAGTCTTCTTGAGTTTCAGAGGAGAAGACACCCGCTATGGTTTCACAGATCATCTTTATGAGGCTTTGATTTCCAGTGGAATTCGCACCTTTAGAGATGATGAAGAACTGGCGAGAGGAGGAGTAATTGCATCTGAGCTGCTGGAAGCTATTGAAGAATCAAAgatttttgttatcattttttcgGAAAACTATGCTGCCTCTAGGTGGTGTCTAGATGAACTCGTGAAGATCAGTGAGTGTGGGGCAACGGAGGGGCGACGGATTCTACCAATTTTCTATCATGTGGATCCATCCCATGTGCGGAAGCAAAGAGGGAGTTATGAAAAGGCATTTGTTGATCACGAAAAGGAAGCAGATGAggagaaaagggagaagattCAAAAGTGGAGAAGTGCCTTGGCAAAAGTTGGCAATCTAGCTGGATATGATCTACAAAAATATCA ATATGAGACAAGACTTATCAAGGAAATCAGTGATGTCATCCTCAAAGAATTGaactccaagctcttactacaTGTTAGCAAGAACATAGTTGGAATGGATTTTCATTTGGaagaattgaaatcattaataaaaattgagtcAAATGATGTTCGCATGATTGGGATTTATGGGCTTGGTGGAATTGGCAAGACCACAATTGCCAAAGTTGTATATAATAATATCTCACATCAATTTGAGAGTAGAATCTTTCTTGAAAATGTTAGAGAAAGATCCAAAGACCAATCAAGTCTACTTCAATTACAGAAAGAACTTCTTAATGGTGTTGTGAAGGGAAAAAATCTAGAAATAAGTAATGTTCATGAAGGGATTGATGTGATAAGAAAGAGGTTTAACTCTAAAAAGGTTCTTCTTATTCTTGATGATGTAGACAATTTGAAGCAATTAGAATTCTTACCTGAAGGGCATGGTTGGTTTGGTCCTAGAAGTAGAATCATCATAACCTCTAGAGATCAACATTGTCTAAATGTGCTTGGTGTCAATGCATCATATAAAGTTGAGGCACTAAGTTACAAGGAGTCTATTCAACTTTTCTGTCAACATGCCTTTAAACAAAACATTCCTAAAATTGACTATGTAAACCTCTCAGATCATGTAGTAAATTATGTGAAAGGCCTACCATTAGCTCTTGAAGTTTTGGgttcctttctttttaataaaagtgtgcTTGATTGGGAAAGTGCATTacaaaaactaaaggaaaatcCCAACATAGAAGTCCAAAATGTACTTAAGATAAGCTTTGATGGATTGGACAAGAAAGAGCAAGAAACATTCCTTGACATTGCGTGCTTCTTCAAGGGATGGAATGAAAATGATGTAACAAGACTAGTAGAGCATGGAAAGATTGTAATAAGAGTTCTTAGTGACAAGTGCCTCATAACTCTTTTTGGTAATACCATAAGGATGCATGATTTGGTAGAAGAAATGGGTAGAGAAATTGTTCGACATGAACATCCTAAAGAGCCTGGGGAATGGAGCAGATTGTGGGACCCCAAGGATATTTCCCTtgtattgaaaaaagaaatg ggaACGAAAGCAGTTGAAGCGATATTTCTAGACATGTGTACATCAAGAGAGATCTCATTTACTACTGAAGCTTTCAAAAGGATGGAGAGACTtagattattaaaaatttattggagTTGGGGTTTTCGTAATTATACGGGAAAACGGTGTCAAAAGCTCCTCCTTCCTGAAGACTTTCAATTTCCTTCAGATTATTTAAGATATCTTCATTGGGAAGGATACTCTTTGAAATCCTTGCCTTCAAATTTTGATGGAGAGAACCTCATTGAACTCAACTTGCAGCATAGCAATATAGAACACCTTTGGCAAGGGAAAAAG TATCTTGAAGAGTTGAAGATcttgaatttatcaaaatctCGGCAGCTGAATGAAATCCCACACTTCTCAAATATGTCAAATCTGGAGCAACTAGATGTTGAAGGTTGTAGAAGTTTGGATAATGTTGACTCATCTATTGGTTTCTTGAAGAAGCTTACTTTGTTGAATTTGAGAGGGTGCCAAAAGATTAGGATCTTGCCAAGTACAATTCAAAACTTGGTCTCTCTTAAAAGTCTTTATATAGATGGTACTGCTATTGAAGAATTACCCTCCTCAATCTGTCATCTCACCTCACTTCAGTTGCTATCTATTCGTGAATGCAAAAACTTAAGGAGTCTTCCGAGCAgcatttgtaggttgaaataCCTTGAAAAACTTAATCTCTCTGGTTGTTCAAACTTGAAGACTTTTCTGGAAAACATGAAGGATATGGAATGCTTAAAGTCGCTTGATTTAAGTGGAACGTGTATAAAAgagcttccatcatcaattgagtTTCTAAAACATCTCGCTTATTTGCGGTTAGTGAAGTGTGAAAACTTGAAGAGTCTTCCGAGCAGCATTTGTAGGTTGAAACACCTTGAACAACTTAATCTCTCTGATTGTTCAAACTTGGAgacttttccggaaatcatggaggatatggaaTGCTTAAAGTCGCTTGATTTAAGTGGAACGTGTATAAAAgagcttccatcatcaattgagtTTCTAAAACATCTCGCTTATTTGCAGTTAGTGAAGTGTGAAAACTTGAAGAGTCTTCCGAGCAGCATTTGTAGGTTGAAACACCTTGAACAACTTAATCTCTCTGgttgttcaaacttggagactttttcggaaatcatggaggatatgAAATGCTTAAAGTCACTTGATTTAAGTGGAACGTGTATAAAAgagcttccatcatcaattgagtTTCTAAAACATCTCGCTTATTTGCAGTTAGAGAATTGTGAAAACTTGAAGAGTCTTCCGAGCAgcatttgtaggttgaaataCCTTAAACAACTTAATCTCTCTAATTGTTCAAACTTGGAgacttttccggaaatcatggaggatatggaaTGCTTAAAGTCACTTGATTTAAGTGGAACGTGTATAAAAgagcttccatcatcaattgagtTTCTAAAACATCTCGCTTATTTGCAGTTAGAGAATTGTGAAAACTTGAAGAGTCTTCCGAGCAgcatttgtaggttgaaataCCTTGAACAACTTAATCTCCTTCATTGTTCAAACTTGGAGACTTTTTTggaaatcatggaggatatggaaTGCTTAAAGTTGCTTGTTTTAAGTGGAACGTGTATAAAAAagcttccatcatcaattgagtTTCTAAAACATCTCGCTTATTTGTTGTTAGTGAAGTGTgaaaacttgaggagtcttccgagcagcatttgtaggttgaaataCCTTGAAAAACTTAATCTCTTTGgttgttcaaacttggagacttttccggaaatcatggaggatatggaaTGCTTAAAGTTGCTTGATTTAAGTGGAACTTGTATAAAAgagcttccatcatcaattgagtTTCTAAAACATCTCGCTAATTTGCAGTTAGTGGAGTGTgaaaacttgaggagtcttccgagcagcatttgtaggttgaaataCCTTGAAAAACTTAATCTCTCTGgttgttcaaacttggagacttttccgaaaatcatggaggatatggaaTGCTTAAAGTTGCTTGATTTAAGTGGAACGTGTATAAAAgagcttccatcatcaattgagtTTCTAAAACATCTTGCTAATTTGCAGTTAGTGAAGTGTgaaaacttgaggagtcttccgagcagcatttgtaggttgaaataCCTTGAAAAACTTAATCTCTCTGgttgttcaaacttggagacttttccggaaatcatggaggatatggaaTGCTTAAAGTCGCTTGATTTAAGTGGAACGTGTATAAAAGAGCTTCCGTCATCAATTGGATATTTAaatcatcttatttatttgcatttgaGCCACTGCAaaaacttgaggagtcttccAGGCAGCATTGGTTGGCTGAAATTGCTTAGAAAACTCAATCTCAATGACTGTCCAAACCTAGTCACAGGGGACAtggaaaatttaataaatcttgGTGTATTAGAAACTCAGAATATGATGGATGGAGTAGCCTCAAGTGATTTATGGTGCTTATCCTTGCTAGAAGTATTAGATCTAAGTCAAAACAATATGCGTCACATACCTACTGCTATTACTCAACTATGTAATCTAAGACGCCTTAATATCAGTCATTGCAAGATGCTTGAAGAAATTCTAGAGGTTCCATCTAGTCTAAGAGAAATAAATGCACATGATTGCCCGATCTTTGGAACTCTATCAAATCCATCTACTCTTCTTTGGTCTTTTCTCCTCAAATGGTTCAAGACAGTTAAG CCTCCTTTGAAATGGAGAAGTATTAATCTAGGAGGTAATGGAATTCCAAGGTGGGTACTGCATCAGGAAATGGGAAGCCAAATAAGAATAGAGCTTCCTATGAATTGGTATGAAGATAACCACTTccttggatttggatttttctgtcttcatcatcaatcaaaagaaatttctttatatttgaaatttggattTGGATTCTATGTTGACGATCTAATAGAAATTCTCGAGATTAATGATAGTGAATCAGATCAAGTGTTGCTAGTGTACTATCCTAAGATTGCTATTAGGGACGAGTTCCACTCCAATCAATATATGCACCTTGAGGCTTCATCTGATGAATATGGTTGGGCCAGAATCAAAAGTTGTGGGGTTCATCTTATATACTCTCAAGATGATCAATAG